The following are encoded in a window of Phragmites australis chromosome 22, lpPhrAust1.1, whole genome shotgun sequence genomic DNA:
- the LOC133904617 gene encoding chitinase 2-like, with the protein MASLITMASALQFLLLLLATLAGSASAAAMSWGSRPLFREYIGAEGLNVTFADVPVHPSVDFHFILSFAIDYTVDATNASAAPRPADGRFGVFWDEAHLTPAAVAAAKRRGCGGDNVRVALSLGGDSIRGANATFRASSVDAWVGNAIASLTDIITRYGLDGVDIDYEHFGERETPEVFAECIGRLVRRLKADGVICFASIAPFANPDVQAHYGELWHRYGCEFEYVNFQFYAYAANTTVAQFLDYYDEQSRRYAGGGGKVLVGFGTDPASGGLGPEKGFFRACRALRRQGRLHGIFVWAADNSAADGFRHELCAQRFLAGAAPGFP; encoded by the coding sequence ATGGCTTCACTGATCACCATGGCCTCAGCATTAcagttcctcctcctcctccttgccaCACTCGCCGGCTCAGCGTCTGCAGCGGCGATGAGCTGGGGATCACGGCCGCTGTTCCGGGAGTACATCGGCGCGGAGGGCCTGAACGTCACCTTCGCCGACGTGCCGGTGCACCCGAGCGTCGACTTCCACTTCATCCTCTCCTTCGCCATCGACTACACCGTCGACGCCACCAACGCCTCCGCGGCGCCGCGCCCCGCCGACGGCCGCTTCGGCGTGTTCTGGGACGAGGCGCACCTCACCCCCGCTGCCGTGGCCGCCGCCAAGAggcgcggctgcggcggcgacaACGTCCGCGTCGCGCTCAGCCTCGGCGGCGACTCCATCCGCGGCGCCAACGCCACGTTCCGCGCCTCCTCCGTCGACGCCTGGGTGGGCAACGCCATCGCGTCTCTCACCGACATCATCACCCGGTACGGCCTCGACGGCGTGGACATCGACTACGAGCACTTTGGCGAGCGCGAGACGCCCGAGGTCTTCGCCGAGTGCATCGGCCGCCTCGTGCGGCGGCTGAAGGCCGACGGCGTCAtctgcttcgcctccatcgCGCCCTTCGCCAACCCGGACGTCCAGGCGCACTACGGGGAGCTCTGGCACCGGTACGGGTGCGAGTTCGAGTACGTCAACTTCCAATTCTACGCGTACGCGGCCAACACGACGGTGGCGCAGTTCCTGGACTACTACGACGAACAGAGCCGCCGgtacgccggcggcggcgggaaggTGCTCGTGGGGTTCGGGACGGACCCAGCCAGCGGCGGGCTAGGGCCCGAGAAGGGGTTCTTCAGGGCGTGCCGCGCGCTGCGAAGGCAGGGGAGGCTGCACGGCATCTTTGTCTGGGCCGCCGACAACTCCGCTGCCGACGGGTTCCGCCACGAGCTCTGTGCGCAGAGGttcctcgccggcgccgccccgGGCTTCCCTTGA
- the LOC133905523 gene encoding uncharacterized protein LOC133905523, whose product MDLLNQEQISEFRQAFSFFDKDGDGCITVEELATVMGSLQGQRPSAEELREMIRDADADGNGTIEFAEFLGLMARKTAKDGAGDADEELREAFKVFDKDQNGYISATELRHVMINLGEKLTDEEVELMIREADLDGDGQVNYDEFVRMMMLSNGAANHHH is encoded by the exons ATGGATCTGCTGAACCAGGAGCAGATCTCCGAGTTCCGGCAGGCCTTCTCCTTCTTCGACAAGGACGGCGACGGCTGCATCACGGTGGAGGAGCTGGCCACCGTGATGGGCTCGCTGCAGGGCCAGCGCCCCAGCGCCGAGGAGCTCCGCGAGATGATccgcgacgccgacgccgacggcaACGGCACCATCGAGTTCGCCGAGTTCCTGGGGCTCATGGCGCGCAAGACCGCCAAGGACGGCGCCGGCGACGCCGACGAGGAGCTCCGCGAGGCCTTCAAGGTCTTCGACAAGGACCAGAACGGCTACATCTCCGCCACCGAG CTGCGGCACGTGATGATCAACCTCGGGGAGAAGCTGACGGACGAGGAGGTGGAGCTGATGATCCGGGAGGCGGACCTCGACGGCGACGGCCAGGTCAACTACGACGAGTTCGTCAGGATGATGATGCTCTCCAACGGAGCAGCCAACCACCACCATTGA